Proteins encoded in a region of the Chelonoidis abingdonii isolate Lonesome George chromosome 2, CheloAbing_2.0, whole genome shotgun sequence genome:
- the YAE1 gene encoding protein YAE1 homolog has translation MSWVQAAVSRPSEDVFDEDADELHLMQKEWKSTMEKRVKEGYRDGVEAGKELSLQQGFNRGYKQGAEMMMTCGQLKGTLSALLSWCHLNGQISALLNKISNLLAEVGKYEECVLKYMNSISPQPYLGDILDSVQDMDLDHTIPVENESDEIEAGKLCKNESELSENSCRSNGQADSLHSDSGRRTKEHTHSERPTLAWLKEETLCLGEHLGLSLDILQHVQKLES, from the exons ATGTCGTGGGTGCAAGCTGCAGTCAGCCGGCCCAGTGAGGATGTGTTTGATGAAGATGCTGATGAACTGCATCTAATGCAGAAAGAATGGAAGAGCACCATGGAGAAAAGAGTCAAA GAAGGCTATAGAGATGGTGTTGAGGCTGGGAAAGAGCTTTCACTTCAGCAGGGTTTCAATCGGGGTTACAAACAGGGTGCTGAGATGATGATGACCTGTGGCCAACTCAAAGGGACCCTTAG tGCACTCTTGTCTTGGTGTCACCTTAATGGGCAAATttctgctttgctgaataagatAAGTAACCTCCTGGCTGAAGTTGGCAAGTATGAAGAATGTGTGCTTAAGTATATGAATTCTATCAGTCCACAGCCCTACCTTGGAGACATTCTGGATTCTGTTCAGGACATGGACCTTGATCATACAATTCCAGTAGAGAATGAATCTGATGAAATTGAAGCTGGAAAACTCTGTAAAAATGAGTCTGAGTTGAGTGAAAACTCTTGCAGGAGTAATGGTCAGGCTGACTCCTTGCATTCTGACAGTGGGAGAAggacaaaagaacacacacattcTGAAAGGCCAACCCTTGCTTGGCTTAAAGAAGAGACTCTCTGTTTAGGAGAGCACCTAGGCTTGTCACTGGACATATTACAGCATGTCCAAAAACTGGAAAGTTAA